Proteins encoded within one genomic window of Candidatus Berkiella cookevillensis:
- a CDS encoding FAD-dependent monooxygenase codes for MSQYQYTILGGGLVGATTALALAKFHLPICVLETKPRLYEQSADLLEMNTIALSYASAQLYQYLGLWSEIMPYAEPINEVHVSTRGHWGGARLSKQQVAYPALGYVIATETLKNVLYETLDKIPNVELRFSASLAAVRFEAGQWYCEQDDKKNFKTQLLLLAEGASSTVRDMLGIGTYRYDYKHHVIMANVKLSQSLSGCAVERFIDAGVIALLPWKNNIATMVLSFPREKSELFRSYADAEIMNICQQALGQSYGVIEAIGKKIVVPLNMQLSQQHFFKQLLLLGNSVHSIHPIAAQGFNLSLRDIKRLYVSIAKSVDPAKWGSSLFELSDYVRTCQSDQQKIIAATDKLAHSLEKVPGFLKAVSINSLDTLMPMKALFTRLAMGLDF; via the coding sequence GTGAGTCAATATCAGTATACAATTTTAGGTGGTGGCCTTGTTGGCGCTACAACTGCTTTAGCATTAGCGAAGTTTCATTTGCCTATTTGTGTGCTGGAAACAAAGCCTCGTTTGTATGAACAGAGCGCTGATCTTTTAGAAATGAATACGATTGCCTTATCTTATGCCAGTGCTCAACTTTATCAGTACTTAGGATTATGGTCTGAGATAATGCCTTATGCTGAGCCGATTAATGAGGTACATGTTAGCACACGTGGGCATTGGGGAGGGGCACGGCTTTCAAAACAACAGGTCGCGTATCCTGCATTGGGTTATGTAATTGCTACGGAAACATTAAAAAATGTGCTGTATGAGACTTTAGATAAAATTCCAAATGTTGAGCTAAGATTTTCAGCATCACTGGCAGCGGTTCGTTTTGAGGCTGGGCAATGGTATTGTGAGCAAGATGATAAGAAAAATTTTAAGACGCAGTTATTACTTTTAGCGGAAGGTGCGAGCAGCACAGTTCGTGACATGCTGGGAATTGGGACTTATCGTTATGACTATAAACATCACGTTATTATGGCAAATGTTAAGCTTTCACAATCACTCTCTGGATGTGCCGTGGAGCGTTTTATTGATGCCGGTGTGATTGCGCTACTACCATGGAAAAATAATATCGCAACGATGGTGCTCTCTTTTCCAAGAGAAAAGAGTGAGCTTTTTCGTTCATATGCAGACGCTGAGATTATGAATATCTGTCAGCAGGCGCTTGGGCAGTCCTATGGTGTGATAGAAGCGATTGGAAAGAAAATAGTTGTGCCACTTAATATGCAGCTTTCACAGCAGCACTTCTTTAAACAATTGTTGTTGCTTGGAAACAGCGTGCATAGTATTCATCCTATTGCCGCTCAGGGCTTTAATTTGAGTTTAAGGGATATTAAGCGTCTTTATGTATCCATTGCAAAGAGTGTCGATCCCGCCAAATGGGGGAGCTCACTCTTTGAGTTAAGCGATTATGTTCGAACATGTCAGAGTGATCAACAGAAAATAATTGCCGCCACAGATAAGCTTGCACATTCTTTAGAAAAGGTGCCTGGTTTTTTGAAAGCAGTGAGTATTAATAGTCTTGATACTTTAATGCCAATGAAAGCGCTCTTTACACGTTTGGCAATGGGATTAGATTTTTAA